In a single window of the Necator americanus strain Aroian chromosome X, whole genome shotgun sequence genome:
- a CDS encoding hypothetical protein (NECATOR_CHRX.G22920.T1): MVAEGRTPDIWQTSVTVPIWKGKGDIAECTSYRPIRLLCHTIKVFEGVLEARLMKIVSVSLNQCGFVKDCSTIDAIHAVRILLEKHREKNRGVHLAFLDLEKAFDRVPHELLWMSITAHVGHGRRLSREVA, from the coding sequence atggttgcagaaggacggactccagacatatggcaaacttccgtgaccgtgcctatctggaaagggaaaggagacattgctgaatgcacttcgtacaggcctatacgactgctgtgtCATACAATTAAGGTTTTTGAgggtgtcctggaagctcgtctgatgaagattgtcagcgtttcactcaaccaatgcggctttgtgaaggactgcagcactatagatgctatccatgctgtccgtatcctcctggagaaacatcgagagaagaaccgcggtgtgcatcttgcttttcttgatctcgagaaagccttcgaccgtgtcccacatgagctgttatggatgtccataacagctcatgtgggacacggtcgaaggctttctcgagaggtcgcatag
- a CDS encoding hypothetical protein (NECATOR_CHRX.G22921.T1): MATGVLCDKKVPVRLKSKIYRTVVHPVALYGCGAGRQRKPWKECYGAMEMRMLRWTTGVTLKDKVSNDTVRSIIGVVPITEKMEARLRWFDHVFLREENSVAKTALKLDVSGVRPRGRLMIR, encoded by the coding sequence atggcaacaggcgtactgtgcgacaagaaagtccctgttcgactgaagtcgaagatctacaggacggttgtgcatcctgttgccctttacggatgcggtgctggccgacaacgaaagccttggaaagagtgttatggagctatggagatgcggatgttgaggtggacgacaGGTGTAACGCTGAAAGACAAAGTATCCAATGACACCGTACGCTCCATcatcggcgtcgtcccgataactgaaaAGATGGAGGCacgactgagatggttcgaTCACGTCTTCCTGCgagaggaaaattctgttgccaaaaccgctctgaagctcgacgtttcaggcgTGAGACCACGCGGCAGGCTAATGATTCGCTAG
- a CDS encoding hypothetical protein (NECATOR_CHRX.G22918.T2), whose protein sequence is MRKLEWDDMGVKIDGGQLHHLRFADDVVLITPSISQAERMLTEFDETCGCIGLQLNLQKTMFMRNGWVSDAPFTLNGTNISECTSYVYLGRELNMMNDLTPELGRRRRAAWGAYKSIEDVVKKTRNTRLRAHLFNTTVLPALTYASETWAFRKQEENAVSVIERAIERVMLGVSRFTQVRDGIRSSLLRQRSKIRDAAAFAKESKIRWAGHVMRFNDNRWTRAVSDWVPRDIKRTTGRPPTRWSDFFTKSLKEKYDALRVPRERRNHWATLARDRDKWKNYWRPLDQFEDQRESRISSFTNDPMLLLARVVVNRKEIQTHKKTNSLDRGLTLAKSIKAGPFPPPSNKSNSLTHQETDDDGEECARNTEAEGVILQITTKIIGNDPLTSRHGELEMIASESSTVSSPSSEVSRKIMELESLRNTKWAENCIHTTPEFSEGMNILSSCDLELDFFSKVKAKSGKKRDSVMVVDWP, encoded by the exons atgcgaaagttggaatgggacgacatgggagtgaagattgatggtgggcagctacaccatttgcgctttgctgatgacgtcgtactgataacacctagcatcagccaagcggaacgaatgctgaccgaattcgacgaaacatgtggatgcatcggtcttcagctgaatctacaaaagacgatgttcatgcggaacggatgggtctcggatgccccattcacgctcaacggaacgaacatatccgaatgcaccagctacgtttatctgggtcgggaactgaacatgatgaacgacctgacccccgagctgggcaggaggagacgagcggcttggggagcgtacaagagcatcgaggatgtagtgaagaagaccaggaacacccggctccgtgctcacctcttcaacaccaccgtacttcctgctttgacctatgcttcggaaacctgggcatttcgcaagcaggaagaaaacgcggtgagcgtcattgaacgcgcaattgagagagtgatgctaggagtatcccgtttcacgcaagtgagggacgggattcgaagttctctcctacgtcagcgatcgaagattagagacgctgccgcgtttgccaaggaaagtaaaataaggtgggccggacacgtgatgcgctttaatgacaaccgttggaccagagccgtgagcgactgggttccccgcgatattaagcgcactacaggaagaccgccgacccgatggtcagatttcttcacgaagtccttgaaagaaaaatatgatgctcttcgtgtcccacgcgaaaggaggaaccactgggctactctggcacgcgatcgggacaaatggaagaattactggcgcccgctcgaccagttcgaagatcaacgggagtcaag AATATCGTCATTCACAAATGATCCTATGCTGTTGTTAGCACGAGTTGTTGTGAATAGGAAGGAGATACAAacccacaaaaaaacaaattcccTTGATCGGGGACTAACCTTAGCCAAATCTATAAAG GCAGGACCGTTCCCTCCTCCTTCGAATAAGTCGAATTCGTTAACACACCAAGAAACGGATGACGATGGTGAAGAATGCGCTCGAAACACAGAAGCTGAAGGTGTAATCCTTCAAATTACAACTAAAATTATCGGCAATGATCCACTCACA TCTCGACACGGTGAGTTAGAGATGATAGCATCGGAATCCTCGACCGTGTCATCTCCCAGCTCAGAAGTGTCTAGGAAGATTATGGAGCTCGAATCACTGAGAAACACTAAGTGGGCGGAGAACTGCATACATACAACGCCGGAATTTTCTGAAGGGATGAACATTCTTAGTAGTTGCGATTTAGAG ttagattttttttccaaagtcaAAGCTAAATCAGGAAAGAAAAGGGACAGTGTCATGGTCGTGGACTGGCCATAA
- a CDS encoding hypothetical protein (NECATOR_CHRX.G22922.T1), producing MAKNIDSFEQLTTRIGRLRMRRCGPIPALTIFVVYAPTSSYEEEEVEAFYMDLEKFYQEDHAFYKVIVGDFNAKVGPRRTPEELHIGTHGLQWNDQGERLSEFIMTTKTIHGNSQFQKPSSLRWTWESPGGGYRNEIDHIIVNKRFCLTDVGVVPKFYTGSDHRLLRGRFSFTRRAEKAAKFRERNPRTTINWDLFATLAGFWEDSAMDNIDEEYDRLVEHLHDCAKKAESFKTTKRRLSLETLELIRQRGAARAAGNQELTSELARLCREAIKEDLKERRAEVLAEAAEAGKSIRYARRDFASRKTRMTALRNPKGTAIASRRGMEKIIYDFYSDLFDSHVHLPPHHLREDGQVIPEVLPSEIRHAIMSVRNRTAPGPDRIRPEHLKSLPPVLINTLARLFTRYLSECKVPKQWKTSKTVLLYKKGDPHDIGNYRPICLLSVIYKLFTRVILNRIEKVLDEGQPCEQAGFRKGFSTIDHIHTVSKLIEVSREYKMPLCLTFIDLEKAFDSVETEAVVEALDNQGVPTQYIKVLRELYSNFTTGISPFYKNIVIDVKRGGPTG from the coding sequence atggcaaagaacatcgactcttttgaacaacttacgacccgaatcggacgtctgcggatgagaagatgtggcccaataccagctttgactatcttcgtcgtttacgctccaacatcaagctacgaagaagaagaagtcgaagctttctatatggacctggagaagttctaccaagaagatcatgccttctacaaggtcatagttggcgatttcaacgctaaggttggcccaagaagaacgccggaggaacttcacatcgggacccacggcctacaatggaatgaccagggagagaggctctccgagttcatcatgacgactaagaccatccatgggaactcgcaatttcagaagccctcttctttacgctggacgtgggagtcacccggtggagggtaccgtaatgaaatagaccacatcatcgtcaataaaaggttctgcctgacggacgtcggtgttgtaccaaagttctatacgggatcggaccatcgcctcctccgaggaagattttccttcacaaggagagcagagaaagccgccaagttcagagagagaaatcccaggactaccatcaactgggatctcttcgctacgctagccggcttttgggaagattctgcaatggacaacatcgacgaggaatatgaccggcttgtcgaacaccttcacgactgcgcgaagaaggctgagagttttaaaaccaccaagaggcgtctgtctcttgaaactcttgagctgatacgccagcgtggagcagcacgagccgcagggaaccaagaactcacgtccgagctcgcaaggctttgccgagaggcgataaaggaagaccttaaagagagaagagcagaagtgctggctgaagctgcagaggcggggaaaagcatccgctatgcccgtcgagacttcgccagtcgcaagacgaggatgactgctctccggaacccaaagggaacagccattgcatcgagaagggggatggagaaaatcatctacgacttctactctgatctcttcgacagccatgtccacttgcctcctcaccatctgagggaagatggacaagtcattccagaggttctcccgtccgaaatacgacatgctatcatgtcggtaagaaatcgtacggcacccggtcccgacagaataagaccagaacacctgaagagccttccgccagtactcatcaacaccctggcgaggctctttacacgttatctgtcggaatgcaaggttcctaaacagtggaagaccagcaagaccgtgttgttgtataaaaagggagatccacatgacatcggcaactatcgcccaatctgcctactgtccgtcatctacaagctctttacaagagtaatccttaataggattgaaaaagtcttggatgaaggacagccatgcgagcaagcagggtttcgaaaaggattcagcacgattgaccacattcacactgtttcgaaactcatcgaggtatcacgagagtacaagatgccgctctgtctcaccttcatcgacttagagaaggctttcgactcggttgagacggaagcggtcgtggaagccttggacaaccaaggcgtccctactcaatatataaaggtacttcgagagttgtacagtaacttcacgaccggaatttcgccattctacaagaacatcgtcattgacgtgaagagggggggtccgacagggtga